ATCAAAGTGCGTGGTTATGGCCATGTAGGAAAGGACCTTGCTGACCGCCCCGCTCGAATAGGCTGTCACCCAGTTCAAAACGTAAATGAGAAGAAACGCCGCGAAGGACACGACCGCAGCGATAATCTGGTTCTTGGTAAATGTCGAAATCCACATGCCGAGCGCAAGCAGAGCGGCTCCAAACAGGAAGAGCCCCAGGGCCTGCGCAATCAGGGGCTTGGCTGATGGATTCCCGTATGCGAACAGCGTGCTGATGTAGATGAATGTAATCAAGATCATGGTGCCAAACAGCGCGAGTGCGCCCAGGAACTTCCCTGCGATGATTTGAAAGTCGGTGACCGGAGATGTCAGAAGAAGCTCGATGGTCCCGGAACGCTTTTCCTCGGCGTAGAGCCGCATGGTGATCAACGGAATCACCAGGAGCAGGACGATCGTCAGAACGCCCTGGAACAGGGGCCGAATAACGTAATCATTAATGGTCATGTTCGGCGCGCCCATGCCGCCCATCGCCTGCATACGGAAGGTCTGTACCACGTAGGTGGCGGCAAAGCTGTAAAAGAAGAAGCCACAGAGCACCGCGTAGACGGCCATCACCAGATAGGCAATCGGTGAATGAAAATAAGCGCGGAGTTCCTTGCCCGCCACTGCCATTATGTTACGCATTTCAATTTCCCCCTCAGGTCGTTGGCTGTTTCAAGTTGCTGCCGGGCCCCTCATCGAACGCGGACTTCGGCGTCAGTTGATCAGTTATGCTTCTCCTGCTTCCTTTTCCGGCTGCTGAACTTCGCCAGGCTTGGCTTCTGACTCCTGCACTTCTTCTCCCAGGTCGCGCCGGGTAAGTTTCAGGAAGATATCTTCCAGGCTCATTCCGCCGGTCTTGAGCTCAAACAAGCCCCATCCCGATTCAACGACGGCGCGGGCGAGATCCGACCTTACCTCGTGGTTCTTTTCGGTGTGGACCTCCAACGTCACGCGCGCACCGGAAGTCTCGACCGGCTCAACCAGGTTCACTCCAGGCAGAGTCTGCAGCTTGCCCATGATCTCCGGCGCGGGTCCTTCCACGGTTACAAGGACCGATCCGTACCCTTGCAGACGGGCCGTGAGTTCATCCGGAGCGCCCATCGCCACCACGGCGCCCTTGCTGATCACCACCACGCGTTGGCAGGTCTTTGAAACTTCCGGCAGGATGTGCGTGCTCAGAATCACCGTGTGCTGTCCGGCCAAACCTTTGATCAGTTCGCGCGTCTCGATAATCTGCTTGGGGTCCAGACCTGCCGTCGGTTCGTCGAGAATCAGAATGTCAGGATTGTGAATCAGGGCCTGGGCCAGTCCGACGCGCTGACGATAACCTTTGGAGAGTTTGCCGATCTGGCGGTCCTGCACATCGGCTATAGCACACTTCTCATTGACCTCTCCAACCCTCTTCTTCAGTTCGGCGCGTGGCAGGCCTTTGATGCGTCCCACGAACGCGAGGTATTCATTTACCGTCATGTCGGTATAGACGGGGGGATTTTCCGGGAGATAGCCGATGTGCCTCTTGGCCTCCAGCGGCGACTCGACCACGTCGATGCCCGCCACTCGCACGCGTCCCGCGCTGGGTGAAAGGAAACCCGTGATAATGCGCATCGTCGTGGTCTTTCCCGCGCCGTTTGGACCCAGGAAGCCAAGGATCTCACCTTTCTGCACCTGGAAGCTGACGTCAGAAACCGCCAGCGTCGGACCATACCGCTTTGTCAGATTCTCAACTTCAATCATACGAATACATCCTCAATCCCTGAGTGGAGTGGCCTGCATTGGTCTTGAAATTTGCCCTTGACAGACAAACCCGCGAACGCAGGTTCAACTAATAAGGATTACCAAAAAACAACAAAGGTTGCCAACCACTTTCTTTTGTGTTTACCTGAAAATGGTTTTTAACCGACTCTCATTTTAACAGCGGACAAGCATCTCACCGCGGAGGAGACCATGGTTCTTAAAGGTCAAGTCGCACTCATCACCGGCGCATCGAGCGGCATCGGCTATGCCACCGCCGTGGCAATGGCGCGCGAGGGCGCCCGCGTTGGAGTGAATTATCATAAGAACAAGGCCGGTGCCGAAAAGGCCGTGGCTGAAATCAGCAAGGCGGGCGGCGAGGCCCAAGCGATCCTCGCCGACGTCACATCAGCGGACGAGGTAGAGGCAATGGTGGAAAGCGTCCGCAGTCGCTGGGGGCGCATCGACATTCTGGTGAACAATGCCGGCGACCTTCTGGGCCGGCACATGCTCTCCGACATGACGGAGGATTACTGGGAGCAGATCATGGATCTGAACCTGAAGAGCGTATTCCTCTGCGTGAAAGAGGTGTGGGAAGAAATGGCTGACCGGAAGAGCGGGTCGATCATCAACGTCACCTCCATCGCCGGGCGCAATGGCGGGGGGCCGGGTTCCGGAGCCTATGCCTCGGCAAAAGGCGGCATGATCACTTACACCAAGGGCCTGGCCAAGGAACTGGCCCCCCAGGGCGTCCGGGTGAACGGCGTTGCGCCAGGGGTTATCGCCACGCCTTATCACGAACGGTACAGCCCTCCCGAAATCTTCCAGAAGTTTGTCGCTACCATCCCGCTTGGCCGTGCCGGAACATCAGACGAAGTTGCCAGCGTGATTGTCTTTCTGGCTTCCCCTGCCGCCAGCTACATCGTGGGGGAAACCATCGAAGTAAACGGCGGGATGCTGATGGATTGAGCAAGGGTCAGGGCAGCGCCCGAAGGTAATTGTCAATTCCAGCCAGAACTGTACGCATCATCTCACGGGTGAGTTTGCCGGTCTGTGTATTCTGCTGGCTGGGGTGATAGGAAGCAAAGAGCCGGGGAAGGCCGCCCGGCAACTGATAGCTGGCTCCGTGCGCGAACGGCATCGTCGAACGCGGAGGTAAAGACACCTGCTCACCGATCACGCTGAGATACCGGTCAAAAGCAATCCGGCCAAGCGCCAGGACAGCGCGCACCCGGCGCAGCAGTTCAAGCTCGCTTTTCAGGTAGGGCTGGCAATTCCTCAGTTCCTGCGGCAGCGGTTTGTTTGCCGGCGGGGCGCACCGCAGTGCCGCCGTGATGTAACAGCGGCGGAGCCGGAGCCCGTCTTCGCGGTTCTGGGAATTTGGCTGGCTGGCAAAATCCGCCTCATAAAGGGCGCGGAAGAGGAAATCGCCCGAGCGGTCGCCGGTGAACATTCGCCCAGTGCGGTTGGCCCCGTGCGCGGCAGGCGCGAGCCCCACGATCAGCAGTTCCGCGTTTGGATCACCAAAACCCGGCACAGGCTTTCCCCAGTAATCCCAATCACAGAACATCCGGCGTTTGTCCCGCGCCACT
Above is a window of Terriglobia bacterium DNA encoding:
- a CDS encoding uracil-DNA glycosylase; this translates as MAESLSSHLNLENLQRQIIRCTRCPRLVEYREKVARDKRRMFCDWDYWGKPVPGFGDPNAELLIVGLAPAAHGANRTGRMFTGDRSGDFLFRALYEADFASQPNSQNREDGLRLRRCYITAALRCAPPANKPLPQELRNCQPYLKSELELLRRVRAVLALGRIAFDRYLSVIGEQVSLPPRSTMPFAHGASYQLPGGLPRLFASYHPSQQNTQTGKLTREMMRTVLAGIDNYLRALP
- a CDS encoding 3-oxoacyl-ACP reductase family protein; amino-acid sequence: MVLKGQVALITGASSGIGYATAVAMAREGARVGVNYHKNKAGAEKAVAEISKAGGEAQAILADVTSADEVEAMVESVRSRWGRIDILVNNAGDLLGRHMLSDMTEDYWEQIMDLNLKSVFLCVKEVWEEMADRKSGSIINVTSIAGRNGGGPGSGAYASAKGGMITYTKGLAKELAPQGVRVNGVAPGVIATPYHERYSPPEIFQKFVATIPLGRAGTSDEVASVIVFLASPAASYIVGETIEVNGGMLMD
- a CDS encoding ABC transporter permease, whose product is MRNIMAVAGKELRAYFHSPIAYLVMAVYAVLCGFFFYSFAATYVVQTFRMQAMGGMGAPNMTINDYVIRPLFQGVLTIVLLLVIPLITMRLYAEEKRSGTIELLLTSPVTDFQIIAGKFLGALALFGTMILITFIYISTLFAYGNPSAKPLIAQALGLFLFGAALLALGMWISTFTKNQIIAAVVSFAAFLLIYVLNWVTAYSSGAVSKVLSYMAITTHFDGFAKGVVDLKDLVYYLSVIVLGVFLTARSVEALKGRV
- a CDS encoding ATP-binding cassette domain-containing protein → MIEVENLTKRYGPTLAVSDVSFQVQKGEILGFLGPNGAGKTTTMRIITGFLSPSAGRVRVAGIDVVESPLEAKRHIGYLPENPPVYTDMTVNEYLAFVGRIKGLPRAELKKRVGEVNEKCAIADVQDRQIGKLSKGYRQRVGLAQALIHNPDILILDEPTAGLDPKQIIETRELIKGLAGQHTVILSTHILPEVSKTCQRVVVISKGAVVAMGAPDELTARLQGYGSVLVTVEGPAPEIMGKLQTLPGVNLVEPVETSGARVTLEVHTEKNHEVRSDLARAVVESGWGLFELKTGGMSLEDIFLKLTRRDLGEEVQESEAKPGEVQQPEKEAGEA